From Epinephelus lanceolatus isolate andai-2023 chromosome 12, ASM4190304v1, whole genome shotgun sequence, the proteins below share one genomic window:
- the LOC117263829 gene encoding zona pellucida sperm-binding protein 4-like, with product MELFKCLFGVLVVVVLACGVTAQHHWTLPLQKHQPSPSFQQPQQQPHVPPPAAPFDKCQVEQSNKIQCGTADITAEQCENINCCFDGWQCYYGKAVTVQCTRDGQFVVVVAKDATLPHIDVESVSLMETNNPSCTPAGVTSAFAIFQFPVTACGTTLKEENGYVVYENHMSSSYEVGIGPRGSITRDSHFELLFQCRYSGTAVEALVMEVNAVPPPVPVAAAGPLRVELKLGNGQCHSKGCVEEEAGYSSFYTVADYPVTKVLREPVYIEVNILERSDPNLVLNLEHCWATSTPNPDSLPQWDLLAYGCPYDDDRYVTTVVPVDGSSGLQYPTHYKRFIVKMFTFVDPNTFSTQKDTVFIHCATAVCYPSSTNSCDQPCHRQRRAVAAARKVSSSQRALVSSGEVILTEQKPSSPNTKLKR from the exons ATGGAGCTTTTCAAGTGTCTGTTTGGTGTGTTGGTGGTTGTTGTTTTGGCTTGTGGTGTTACTGCCCAGCATCACTGGACGCTGCCTCTGCAGAAACACCAACCTTCTCCTTCTtttcagcagcctcagcaacaGCCGCATGTCCCTCCACCTGCAGCTCCCTTTGATAAATGCCAGGTGGAGCAGAGCAACAAGATCCAGTGTGGGACTGCAGATATCACCGCTgagcagtgtgaaaacattaacTGCTGCTTTGATGGGTGGCAGTGCTACTATGGGAAAGCAG TGACTGTGCAGTGCACCAGAGATGGCCagtttgtggtggtggtggctaaAGATGCCACGTTGCCCCACATTGATGTGGAGTCAGTCAGCCTGatggaaacaaacaaccccTCCTGTACTCCTGCGGGCGTCACCTCTGCTTTTGCAATCTTTCAGTTCCCTGTGACTGCATGTGGCACTACACTCAAG GAGGAAAATGGTTACGTGGTGTATGAGAACCACATGTCTTCCTCGTATGAAGTGGGAATTGGACCCAGAGGATCAATCACCAGGGACAGCCATTTTGA GTTATTGTTTCAGTGTAGGTATTCTGGCACAGCTGTGGAAGCTCTCGTCATGGAGGTGAATGCTGTTCCTCCACCTGTGCCGGTTGCTGCTGCAGGACCCCTCAGAGTGGAGCTTAAACTAGGCAACGGGCAGTGTCACTCAAAGGGATGTGTCGAGG AAGAGGCAGGGTATAGCTCGTTCTACACTGTGGCCGACTACCCAGTCACTAAAGTGCTGAGGGAACCAGTCTATATTGAGGTGAACATCCTGGAGAGGTCTGACCCAAACCTTGTCCTTAACCTGGAGCACTGCTGGGCCACATCTACACCCAATCCTGACAGCCTGCCACAGTGGGACCTTCTGGCTTATGG GTGTCCCTATGATGATGACCGCTATGTTACCACAGTGGTGCCTGTGGATGGCTCCTCTGGGCTTCAATACCCAACACACTACAAACGCTTTATTGTTAAAATGTTCACATTCGTGGATCCAAACACCTTTTCTACCCAGAAGGACACG GTGTTCATCCATTGTGCTACAGCAGTGTGTTATCCCAGCAGCACAAACTCTTGTGACCAGCCATGCCACCGACAGC GAAgagctgttgctgcagcaaGGAAAGTCTCTTCTAGTCAGAGAGCTCTAGTCTCAAGTGGAGAGGTGATCCTGACTGAGCAGAAACCATCCTCTCCCAACACCAAATTGAAGAGATGA
- the thpo gene encoding thrombopoietin isoform X3, whose product MALSRLLLLCMVASEVWDAETKPIEFVCNKGARRAMNIVAEVERALSDCNGSATLPTPVQLPCTELHVASWGNKSHQEKRGDIVASLRLLIEGVKVVRAPGQAGCATLLLQRLENNINNYLLILTNLQLSQGPVVSPAMSCVPRGTQSLRTVLSSYNQLLSGKLERFMVNLQDRCISQ is encoded by the exons ATGGCTTTAAGCA GACTCCTGCTGCTCTGTATGGTAGCCTCTGAGGTGTGGGATGCTGAGACCAAACCCATAGAATTTGTGTGTAATAAAGGCGCCAGGAGGGCTATGAATATTGTGGcagaggtggagagagcactG AGTGACTGTAATGGCTCCGCGACCCTCCCCACACCAGTCCAGCTCCCCTGTACCGAGCTTCATGTAGCATCCTGGGGAAACAAATCA CACCAGGAGAAGAGAGGTGACATAGTTGCATCCTTGAGGCTTCTTATCGAAGGTGTGAAGGTTGTGAGGGCCCCAGGCCAGGCAGGATGTGCCACTTtgctactgcagagactggagaACAACATCAACAATTACCTGCTTATTCTCACAAACCTTCAGCTGAGT CAGGGGCCAGTGGTGAGTCCAGCAATGTCCTGTGTTCCTCGAGGCACCCAGAGTCTGCGCACAGTCCTGTCGAGTTACAACCAACTGCTCTCAGGCAAACTGGAGCGGTTCATGGTTAACCTGCAAGACAGATGCATTTCCCAGTGA
- the thpo gene encoding thrombopoietin isoform X4 — MALSRLLLLCMVASEVWDAETKPIEFVCNKGARRAMNIVAEVERALSDCNGSATLPTPVQLPCTELHVASWGNKSHQEKRGDIVASLRLLIEGVKVVRAPGQAGCATLLLQRLENNINNYLLILTNLQLSGPVVSPAMSCVPRGTQSLRTVLSSYNQLLSGKLERFMVNLQDRCISQ; from the exons ATGGCTTTAAGCA GACTCCTGCTGCTCTGTATGGTAGCCTCTGAGGTGTGGGATGCTGAGACCAAACCCATAGAATTTGTGTGTAATAAAGGCGCCAGGAGGGCTATGAATATTGTGGcagaggtggagagagcactG AGTGACTGTAATGGCTCCGCGACCCTCCCCACACCAGTCCAGCTCCCCTGTACCGAGCTTCATGTAGCATCCTGGGGAAACAAATCA CACCAGGAGAAGAGAGGTGACATAGTTGCATCCTTGAGGCTTCTTATCGAAGGTGTGAAGGTTGTGAGGGCCCCAGGCCAGGCAGGATGTGCCACTTtgctactgcagagactggagaACAACATCAACAATTACCTGCTTATTCTCACAAACCTTCAGCTGAGT GGGCCAGTGGTGAGTCCAGCAATGTCCTGTGTTCCTCGAGGCACCCAGAGTCTGCGCACAGTCCTGTCGAGTTACAACCAACTGCTCTCAGGCAAACTGGAGCGGTTCATGGTTAACCTGCAAGACAGATGCATTTCCCAGTGA
- the thpo gene encoding thrombopoietin isoform X1 → MALSRLLLLCMVASEVWDAETKPIEFVCNKGARRAMNIVAEVERALSTYLSGSCHLSPSLQSDCNGSATLPTPVQLPCTELHVASWGNKSHQEKRGDIVASLRLLIEGVKVVRAPGQAGCATLLLQRLENNINNYLLILTNLQLSQGPVVSPAMSCVPRGTQSLRTVLSSYNQLLSGKLERFMVNLQDRCISQ, encoded by the exons ATGGCTTTAAGCA GACTCCTGCTGCTCTGTATGGTAGCCTCTGAGGTGTGGGATGCTGAGACCAAACCCATAGAATTTGTGTGTAATAAAGGCGCCAGGAGGGCTATGAATATTGTGGcagaggtggagagagcactG tccACCTATTTGTCTGGCTCCTGTCACCTGTCTCCTTCCTTGCAGAGTGACTGTAATGGCTCCGCGACCCTCCCCACACCAGTCCAGCTCCCCTGTACCGAGCTTCATGTAGCATCCTGGGGAAACAAATCA CACCAGGAGAAGAGAGGTGACATAGTTGCATCCTTGAGGCTTCTTATCGAAGGTGTGAAGGTTGTGAGGGCCCCAGGCCAGGCAGGATGTGCCACTTtgctactgcagagactggagaACAACATCAACAATTACCTGCTTATTCTCACAAACCTTCAGCTGAGT CAGGGGCCAGTGGTGAGTCCAGCAATGTCCTGTGTTCCTCGAGGCACCCAGAGTCTGCGCACAGTCCTGTCGAGTTACAACCAACTGCTCTCAGGCAAACTGGAGCGGTTCATGGTTAACCTGCAAGACAGATGCATTTCCCAGTGA
- the thpo gene encoding thrombopoietin isoform X2 — MALSRLLLLCMVASEVWDAETKPIEFVCNKGARRAMNIVAEVERALSTYLSGSCHLSPSLQSDCNGSATLPTPVQLPCTELHVASWGNKSHQEKRGDIVASLRLLIEGVKVVRAPGQAGCATLLLQRLENNINNYLLILTNLQLSGPVVSPAMSCVPRGTQSLRTVLSSYNQLLSGKLERFMVNLQDRCISQ, encoded by the exons ATGGCTTTAAGCA GACTCCTGCTGCTCTGTATGGTAGCCTCTGAGGTGTGGGATGCTGAGACCAAACCCATAGAATTTGTGTGTAATAAAGGCGCCAGGAGGGCTATGAATATTGTGGcagaggtggagagagcactG tccACCTATTTGTCTGGCTCCTGTCACCTGTCTCCTTCCTTGCAGAGTGACTGTAATGGCTCCGCGACCCTCCCCACACCAGTCCAGCTCCCCTGTACCGAGCTTCATGTAGCATCCTGGGGAAACAAATCA CACCAGGAGAAGAGAGGTGACATAGTTGCATCCTTGAGGCTTCTTATCGAAGGTGTGAAGGTTGTGAGGGCCCCAGGCCAGGCAGGATGTGCCACTTtgctactgcagagactggagaACAACATCAACAATTACCTGCTTATTCTCACAAACCTTCAGCTGAGT GGGCCAGTGGTGAGTCCAGCAATGTCCTGTGTTCCTCGAGGCACCCAGAGTCTGCGCACAGTCCTGTCGAGTTACAACCAACTGCTCTCAGGCAAACTGGAGCGGTTCATGGTTAACCTGCAAGACAGATGCATTTCCCAGTGA